One Drechmeria coniospora strain ARSEF 6962 chromosome 01, whole genome shotgun sequence genomic region harbors:
- a CDS encoding nuclear protein SNF4, producing the protein MDDSTDPTEPTGSAAQASGGRADDPAPAKPPAAPAPLSRWSLRREPFAAAAVLPAGPPEPAAVGPAVGRASRPPASAPPPPGTNHAPSSSPSASRLPPIVAPSSRPRLETTRSTIPSAAPTMAATTESPTPPGPLDREQRQGLKAIRDFLKVRTSYDVLPLSFRLIVLDTDLLIKKSLNILIQNSIVSAPLWDSATSRFAGILTSTDFMNVIQYYCQFPDEISKLDQFRLSSLRDIEKAIGAIPIETVSVHPCQPLYEACRRMLKTRARRIPLVDVDDETGRDTVISVITQYRILKFIAVNNEQHTVMLKRCVREINLGTYENLATARMNDTVLDAIHMMVDRNISCIPVVDAENRVLNAFEAVDVIPCIKGGAYEELDDTIGEALCRRPDDSPGVYTCGEGDRLDSLFDTIRKSRVHRLVVVDDDNRLKGVISLSDILKYVLLEGEEDAGHRP; encoded by the exons ATGGACGACTCGACCGACCCGACGGAACCGACGGGGAGCGCCGCCCAGGCTAGCGGTGGCCGCGCCGACGACCCCGCGCCAGCGAAGCcccctgctgctcctgctccgctGTCGCGCTGGTCGCTGCGTCGCGAGCCattcgctgccgccgccgtcctgccAGCTGGGCCGCCGGAACCGGCAGCGGTTGGGCCAGCGGTTGGGCGAGCTTCTCGTCCTCCCGCCTctgcaccaccaccgcccggCACCAACCACgcaccgtcatcatcgccgtcggcatcgcgcCTCCCCCCCATCGTCGCTCCCTCCTCCCGCCCGCGCCTCGAGACGACCCGGAGCACCATTCCGTCCGCTGCCccgaccatggcggcgacgaccgaATCCCCCACGCCCCCCGGCCCACTCGACAGGGAGCAGCGGCAGGGCCTG AAAGCCATCCGCGACTTCCTCAAGGTCCGCACGAGCTACGACGTTTTGCCCCTCTCCTTCCgcctcatcgtcctcgacaccgATCTGCTCATCAAGAAGAGCCTCAACATCTTGATTCAAAACT CCATCGTCTCCGCTCCCCTCTGGGACTCGGCCACGTCCCGCTTCGCCGGCATACTGACGTCGACCGACTTCATGAACGTCatccagtactactgccagtTTCCCGACGAGATCAGCAAGCTCGACCAGTTCCGCCTGAGCAGCCTCCGAG ACATCGAAAAGGCCATCGGCGCCATCCCCATCGAGACCGTCTCCGTCCATCCCTGCCAGCCCCTCTACGAGGCCTGCCGTCGCATGCTCAAGACGCGCGCGCGCCGCAtccccctcgtcgacgtcgacgacgagacggggCGCGACACGGTCATCTCCGTTATCACCCAGTACCGCATCCTCAAGTTCATCGCCGTCAACAACGAGCAGCACACCGTCATGCTCAAGCGCTGCGTCCGCGAGATCAACCTCGGCACCTACGAGAACCTGGCCACGGCCCGCATGAACGAcaccgtcctcgacgccatccaCATGATGGTCGACCGCAACATCAGCTGcatccccgtcgtcgacgccgagaacAGGGTCCTCAACGccttcgaggccgtcgacgtcatccCCTGCATCAAGGGCGGCGCCtacgaggagctcgacgacaccaTCGGCGAGGCCCTCTGCAGGAGACCCGACGACAGCCCCGGCGTCTACACctgcggcgagggcgaccgGCTCGACTCGCTCTTCGACACCATACGCAAGAGCCGGGTCCACAGgctggtcgtcgtcgacgacgacaacaggCTCAAGGGCGTCATCTCGCTCTCCGACATTCTCAAGTACGTCCTCttggagggcgaggaggatgcgGGACATCGGCCGTAG